From one Streptomyces sp. Q6 genomic stretch:
- a CDS encoding Lsr2 family protein, protein MAQRVVVTLFDDIDGGEAAETVVFGLDGRSYEIDLNQANAKKLRTALAPYLEAGRKRSSRTGRAFTHTDVSPDPAAVRAWARSHRLDVPPRGRIPKRVYEAFAEAN, encoded by the coding sequence GTGGCGCAGCGTGTCGTGGTCACTCTCTTTGACGACATCGACGGCGGAGAAGCGGCGGAAACGGTCGTCTTCGGTCTCGACGGCAGGTCGTACGAGATCGACCTCAATCAGGCCAATGCCAAGAAACTCCGCACCGCCCTGGCCCCGTACCTGGAGGCGGGCCGGAAGCGGTCCAGCAGGACCGGCAGGGCGTTCACGCACACCGACGTGAGCCCCGACCCGGCGGCCGTGCGCGCCTGGGCCCGCTCGCACCGGCTAGACGTGCCGCCGCGCGGCCGGATCCCGAAGCGGGTCTACGAGGCGTTCGCCGAGGCCAACTGA
- a CDS encoding ABC transporter ATP-binding protein, which translates to MTSNERVIDVTDLRRVYGDGTRASFEAVRGVTFSVGRGELFALLGTNGAGKTSTLELIEGLAAPAGGRVRVLGHDPRAERDRVRPRIGVMLQDGGFPGELTVAETVRMWAGCTSGARQVDEALETVGLSRRRKVRVKQLSGGEKRRLDLALALLGRPEVLFLDEPTTGLDAEGRRDTWELVRRLRAEGTTVLLTTHYLEEAEELADRLAILHEGRIAAEGRVDEVVAAQPSHVSFELPDGYFVGDLPPLDSLGVTAHDVEGRLVRLRTDALQRAATGLLVWARDEGVELRRLDVRGASLEEAFLRIAQDAKGAGAESGARTKEMAA; encoded by the coding sequence ATGACCAGCAACGAGCGCGTGATCGACGTCACCGATCTGCGCCGGGTGTACGGGGACGGCACACGGGCTTCGTTCGAGGCGGTGCGCGGAGTGACCTTCTCCGTGGGCCGCGGCGAACTCTTCGCCCTCCTCGGTACGAACGGCGCGGGAAAGACCTCCACCCTCGAACTCATCGAAGGACTCGCGGCCCCGGCCGGCGGACGGGTGCGGGTGCTCGGGCACGACCCGCGCGCCGAGCGGGACCGGGTGCGGCCGCGGATCGGCGTGATGCTCCAGGACGGCGGATTCCCCGGCGAGCTGACCGTCGCCGAGACCGTACGGATGTGGGCCGGGTGCACCAGCGGGGCACGGCAGGTCGACGAGGCCCTGGAGACGGTGGGGCTCAGCCGGCGCCGGAAGGTGCGGGTCAAGCAGCTGTCCGGCGGCGAGAAGCGGCGGCTCGACCTCGCGCTCGCCCTGCTGGGGCGGCCCGAGGTGCTCTTCCTCGACGAGCCGACCACCGGGCTCGACGCCGAAGGGCGGCGCGACACCTGGGAGTTGGTGCGCCGGCTGCGTGCCGAGGGCACCACCGTGCTGCTCACCACGCACTACCTCGAAGAGGCCGAGGAGCTCGCCGACCGGCTCGCGATCCTGCACGAGGGGCGGATCGCCGCCGAGGGGCGCGTCGACGAGGTCGTCGCCGCCCAGCCCTCGCACGTCTCCTTCGAACTGCCCGACGGGTACTTCGTGGGCGATCTGCCGCCGCTCGACTCGCTCGGCGTCACCGCGCACGACGTCGAGGGACGGCTCGTGCGGCTGCGCACCGACGCGCTGCAACGGGCCGCGACGGGACTGCTCGTGTGGGCGCGGGACGAGGGCGTCGAACTGCGGCGGCTCGACGTGCGCGGAGCGTCGCTGGAGGAGGCGTTCCTGCGGATCGCGCAGGACGCGAAGGGCGCGGGCGCCGAGTCCGGCGCGCGGACGAAGGAGATGGCGGCGTGA
- a CDS encoding ABC transporter permease, with translation MTTTPAGRLRALARAELTLLGRSKGVLFSALFVPLVMPFSLSASLDEERLKGAGLDVGTVVLSSAMGFSLLFAVYGALVSVYAARREELVLKRLRTGELRDAEILTGAALPSVAIGLLQCVALAAACAAVLDAGAPEAPHLTLLGLVLGIPLCVALAALTTVFSRSVESAQVAAMPMLLVTMFGSGAFVPLEVMPDKLASVCELLPLTSALTLIRGGWSGGLSGGETLGAAVTAVAWLVVAVFAVRRWFRWEPRR, from the coding sequence ATGACCACGACCCCCGCGGGGCGGCTGCGGGCGCTCGCGCGGGCCGAGCTGACCCTGCTGGGGCGGAGCAAGGGCGTGCTGTTCAGCGCCCTGTTCGTGCCGCTGGTGATGCCGTTCAGCCTGAGCGCCTCGCTGGACGAGGAGCGGCTGAAGGGGGCCGGGCTCGACGTGGGCACCGTCGTCCTGTCCTCGGCGATGGGCTTCTCGCTCCTGTTCGCCGTGTACGGGGCGCTGGTGAGCGTGTACGCGGCACGCCGCGAGGAGCTCGTGCTGAAGCGGCTGCGGACCGGGGAGCTGCGGGACGCGGAGATCCTCACCGGGGCCGCGCTGCCGTCCGTCGCCATCGGGCTGCTCCAGTGCGTCGCCCTGGCGGCGGCCTGCGCGGCCGTGCTCGACGCGGGAGCACCCGAGGCGCCTCATCTCACCCTGCTGGGGCTCGTGTTGGGCATCCCCCTGTGCGTGGCGCTCGCGGCGCTGACGACCGTGTTCAGCCGCAGTGTGGAGAGCGCGCAGGTCGCGGCGATGCCGATGCTCCTGGTCACGATGTTCGGCTCCGGCGCGTTCGTGCCGCTGGAGGTCATGCCCGACAAGCTCGCGTCGGTGTGCGAGCTGCTTCCGCTGACGTCGGCGCTCACGCTGATCCGGGGCGGCTGGAGCGGCGGCCTGAGCGGCGGCGAGACGCTCGGCGCCGCCGTCACGGCGGTGGCCTGGCTCGTCGTCGCGGTGTTTGCTGTACGACGGTGGTTCCGCTGGGAGCCACGGCGCTGA
- a CDS encoding sensor histidine kinase: MRIRWRDRSKVERVEWQSRFMLRVVNWLFFLAWSGSGLAGTLRHDSTAYALGIALGVVNVAQCLVGDRHARNALDQYLGRGRVPVAVTVTAGALGVAALGLIAALAVTDSVRDGLITMPLLFAPMPFACAYALTVPVRAFVRQAGVGVVVGVAATAVVRPSVAGLVVVGMLLALCAGLALVCFRCSAWNLSVMWESERAREVEARLAVAEERLRFGRDLHDVMGRNLAVVALKSELAVQLARRGRTEDAVAQMTEVQRIAQESQKEVRAVVRGYREADLGAELAGAQGVLGAAGIECAVTGSAAGLPGEVQSALGWVVREATTNVLRHGDATSCRVELTNGADGVTLTVENDGAGGAGAGDARGRASRACGNDWPRWAAHWRRA; encoded by the coding sequence GTGCGGATTCGCTGGCGGGACCGGAGCAAGGTCGAGCGCGTGGAGTGGCAGAGCCGGTTCATGCTGCGCGTGGTCAACTGGCTGTTCTTCCTCGCCTGGTCGGGCAGCGGCCTGGCCGGGACGCTGCGGCACGACTCGACCGCGTACGCGCTCGGCATCGCCCTCGGTGTCGTGAACGTGGCGCAGTGCCTGGTCGGCGACCGGCACGCGCGGAACGCGCTCGACCAGTACCTGGGGCGGGGCCGGGTGCCCGTCGCCGTGACGGTCACGGCCGGGGCGCTCGGGGTCGCCGCGCTCGGTCTGATCGCCGCGCTCGCCGTCACCGACAGCGTGCGGGACGGGCTGATCACCATGCCGCTGCTGTTCGCCCCGATGCCGTTCGCCTGCGCGTACGCGCTGACCGTGCCGGTCCGCGCCTTCGTGCGGCAGGCGGGCGTCGGGGTCGTGGTCGGCGTCGCCGCCACCGCGGTGGTGCGGCCCTCGGTCGCCGGGCTCGTGGTCGTGGGCATGCTGCTCGCGCTCTGCGCCGGGCTCGCACTGGTCTGCTTCCGGTGCAGCGCCTGGAACCTCTCCGTCATGTGGGAGTCCGAGCGCGCCCGCGAGGTCGAGGCGCGGCTCGCCGTCGCCGAGGAGCGGCTGCGGTTCGGCCGGGACCTGCACGACGTCATGGGCCGCAATCTGGCCGTCGTCGCGCTCAAGAGCGAACTCGCGGTGCAGCTCGCCCGGCGCGGGCGGACCGAGGACGCGGTGGCGCAGATGACCGAGGTGCAGCGCATCGCGCAGGAGTCGCAGAAAGAGGTACGGGCCGTCGTACGGGGCTATCGCGAGGCCGATCTCGGGGCGGAACTCGCGGGAGCGCAGGGCGTGTTGGGCGCGGCCGGGATCGAGTGCGCGGTGACGGGTTCGGCGGCCGGGCTGCCCGGCGAGGTGCAGTCGGCGCTCGGCTGGGTGGTCCGTGAGGCGACGACGAACGTGCTGCGGCACGGAGACGCCACGTCCTGCCGGGTGGAGCTCACCAACGGCGCGGACGGGGTCACCCTGACCGTCGAGAACGACGGCGCGGGCGGGGCGGGCGCGGGCGACGCCCGGGGTCGGGCCTCGCGGGCCTGCGGGAACGACTGGCCGCGGTGGGCGGCACATTGGAGGCGGGCGTGA
- a CDS encoding response regulator transcription factor — translation MGLRILLADDEHLIRGALAALLGLEDDLVVVAEAASGPEALAMARAHRPDVAVLDLQMPGADGVRVATTLREELPDCRTMIVTSHGRPGHLKRALAAGVRGFVPKTVSAQRLAEIIRTVHAGNRYVDPELAADAISAGDSPLTAREAEVLEFAADGAPVAEIAERAALSQGTVRNYLSSAASKLGAENRHTAVRLARERGWV, via the coding sequence ATGGGCCTGCGGATTCTGCTCGCCGACGACGAGCACCTGATCCGGGGCGCGCTCGCCGCGCTGCTCGGTCTGGAGGACGACCTGGTCGTGGTGGCCGAGGCCGCGAGCGGGCCCGAGGCGCTGGCCATGGCGCGGGCGCACCGGCCGGACGTCGCCGTGCTCGATCTGCAGATGCCGGGCGCCGACGGTGTGAGGGTGGCCACAACGCTGCGCGAGGAACTGCCCGACTGCCGCACCATGATCGTGACCAGCCACGGGCGGCCGGGACATCTGAAGCGGGCCCTCGCCGCCGGGGTGCGCGGCTTCGTGCCGAAGACGGTGAGCGCGCAGCGGCTCGCCGAGATCATCCGGACCGTGCACGCCGGAAACCGTTATGTGGACCCGGAGTTGGCGGCCGACGCGATCTCCGCGGGGGACTCGCCGCTGACCGCGCGCGAGGCGGAGGTGCTCGAATTCGCCGCCGACGGGGCGCCCGTCGCGGAGATCGCCGAGCGTGCCGCGCTGTCGCAGGGGACCGTACGGAACTATCTCTCGTCGGCCGCCTCGAAGCTGGGGGCCGAGAACCGGCACACGGCGGTGCGTCTCGCACGGGAGCGAGGTTGGGTATAG
- a CDS encoding phosphoribosylaminoimidazolesuccinocarboxamide synthase, with amino-acid sequence MSGFVEKPEPVQVPGLVHLHTGKVRELYRNEAGDLVMVASDRLSAYDWVLPTPIPDKGKVLTQLSLWWFDQLKDLIPNHVISTELPAGAPADWAGRTTICKRLDMVPVEAVARGYLTGSGLAEYDVSRTVCGLALPEGLSDGSELPAPIFTPATKAEVGEHDENVSYEEVARQVGADTAAQLRQSTLAVYSRARDIARERGIILADTKFEFGFDTSVEGEPVLVLADEVLTPDSSRFWPADQWQPGRAQPSYDKQFVRDWLTGSSGWDRTSEEPPPGLPDDVVEATRAKYIEAYELLTGTPWS; translated from the coding sequence GTGTCCGGATTCGTCGAAAAGCCCGAGCCAGTCCAGGTTCCGGGCCTGGTCCATCTCCACACCGGCAAGGTGCGGGAGCTGTACCGGAACGAGGCGGGCGACCTCGTCATGGTCGCCAGCGACCGCTTGTCGGCGTACGACTGGGTCCTGCCCACGCCCATCCCCGACAAGGGCAAGGTCCTCACCCAGCTCTCCCTGTGGTGGTTCGACCAGCTCAAGGACCTGATCCCGAACCACGTCATCTCCACGGAGCTGCCGGCCGGCGCCCCCGCCGACTGGGCGGGCCGCACCACGATCTGCAAGCGGCTCGACATGGTCCCCGTCGAGGCGGTGGCCCGCGGCTACCTGACCGGCTCCGGCCTCGCCGAGTACGACGTGTCGCGCACGGTCTGCGGCCTCGCCCTCCCCGAGGGCCTGTCGGACGGCTCCGAGCTCCCCGCGCCGATCTTCACGCCCGCCACGAAGGCCGAGGTCGGCGAGCACGACGAGAACGTGAGCTACGAGGAGGTGGCCCGTCAGGTCGGCGCGGACACCGCCGCACAGCTGCGCCAGTCGACGCTCGCCGTGTACAGCCGCGCCCGGGACATCGCGCGCGAGCGCGGCATCATCCTCGCGGACACCAAGTTCGAGTTCGGTTTCGACACGTCCGTGGAGGGCGAGCCCGTGCTGGTCCTCGCCGACGAGGTGCTCACCCCGGACTCATCCCGCTTCTGGCCGGCCGACCAGTGGCAGCCGGGCCGCGCCCAGCCCAGCTACGACAAGCAGTTCGTACGGGACTGGCTGACGGGTTCCTCCGGCTGGGACCGCACGAGCGAGGAGCCGCCGCCGGGCCTGCCGGACGACGTCGTCGAGGCGACCCGCGCCAAGTACATCGAGGCGTACGAGCTGCTGACCGGCACCCCCTGGTCGTAG
- a CDS encoding N,N-dimethylformamidase beta subunit family domain-containing protein — MAHAVDDPFGQGPLPWLRGSEHYFDDTGQVVPWYVDHVPQPGATGSIPAPRTSGPRTADDVHRQIKGFTSTGAAAPGESIDFHITVDPPQQFTVDVYRIGHYAGDGASKITTSPRLSGIVQPPPLTADRTVSCHHWWLSWRLQIPSFWNVGAYVAVLTTVDGYRSHVPFTVRDSQPADLLLLLPDVTWQAYNLYPEDGRTGASLYHAWDEEGRLLGESEAATTVSFDRPYAGAGLPLHVGHAYDFIRWAERYGYDLAYADTRDLHAGRVDPTRYRGLVFPGHDEYWSANMRRTTELARESGTSLVFLSANTMYWQVDLGPSPSGVPDRLLTCRKRRGPGKPALWREIDKPEQQLLGIQYAGRVPEPHPLIVRNADHWLWEATGAHDGDEIEGLVAGEADRYFPRTALPDHQDRILLAHSPYRDSDQARRHQETSLYRAPSGALVFASGTFAWSPALDRPGHVDPRIQRATANLLDRICKRD, encoded by the coding sequence ATGGCGCACGCGGTCGACGACCCGTTCGGCCAGGGCCCGCTGCCCTGGCTGCGCGGCAGCGAGCACTACTTCGACGACACGGGCCAGGTCGTCCCCTGGTACGTGGACCACGTCCCGCAGCCCGGCGCCACCGGCTCGATCCCGGCGCCCCGCACCAGCGGCCCGCGCACCGCGGACGACGTCCACCGCCAGATCAAGGGCTTCACGTCGACCGGCGCGGCCGCGCCCGGCGAGTCCATCGACTTCCACATCACGGTCGACCCGCCCCAGCAGTTCACCGTGGACGTCTACCGCATCGGCCACTACGCGGGCGACGGCGCCAGCAAGATCACCACGAGCCCGCGCCTGTCCGGCATCGTCCAGCCGCCCCCGCTCACCGCCGACCGCACGGTCTCCTGCCACCACTGGTGGCTGTCCTGGCGGCTCCAGATCCCGTCGTTCTGGAACGTGGGGGCGTACGTCGCCGTCCTCACCACCGTCGACGGCTACCGCTCGCACGTCCCGTTCACGGTCCGCGACTCCCAGCCCGCCGACCTCCTCCTCCTGCTCCCGGACGTCACCTGGCAGGCGTACAACCTCTACCCGGAGGACGGCCGCACCGGCGCCAGCCTCTACCACGCGTGGGACGAGGAGGGCCGGCTGCTCGGCGAGAGCGAGGCCGCGACGACGGTCTCCTTCGACCGCCCGTACGCGGGCGCCGGCCTGCCCCTGCACGTCGGCCACGCCTACGACTTCATCCGCTGGGCCGAGCGCTACGGATACGACCTGGCGTACGCCGACACCCGCGATCTGCACGCGGGCCGTGTCGACCCGACCCGCTACCGGGGCCTGGTCTTCCCCGGCCACGACGAGTACTGGTCGGCGAACATGCGGCGGACGACGGAGCTGGCCCGCGAGTCCGGCACCTCCCTCGTCTTCCTCTCCGCCAACACCATGTACTGGCAGGTGGATCTTGGCCCGTCCCCGTCCGGCGTCCCGGACCGCCTGCTGACCTGCCGCAAACGCAGAGGCCCCGGAAAACCGGCGCTGTGGCGGGAGATCGACAAGCCGGAGCAGCAGCTCCTGGGCATCCAGTACGCGGGCCGCGTCCCCGAGCCCCACCCCCTCATCGTGCGCAACGCGGACCACTGGCTGTGGGAGGCGACCGGCGCGCACGACGGGGACGAGATCGAGGGACTGGTCGCCGGCGAGGCCGACCGCTACTTCCCGCGGACGGCTCTGCCCGACCACCAGGACCGCATCCTGCTCGCCCACTCCCCGTACCGGGACAGCGACCAGGCCCGCCGCCACCAGGAGACGTCGCTGTACCGGGCGCCGTCCGGCGCGCTGGTCTTCGCGTCCGGGACGTTCGCATGGTCCCCGGCCCTCGATCGCCCCGGGCACGTCGACCCCCGTATCCAGCGGGCGACGGCCAATCTCCTCGACCGCATCTGCAAACGGGACTGA
- the purD gene encoding phosphoribosylamine--glycine ligase codes for MKVLVIGSGAREHALCRSMSLDPDVTALYCAPGNAGIAEVAELHPVDALDGAAVTALAQELAADLVVVGPEAPLVAGVADAVRAVGIPVFGPSGEAAQLEGSKAFAKDVMAGAGVPTARSYVCTTPAEVDEALDAFGAPYVVKDDGLAAGKGVVVTDDIEKARAHGYACDRVVIEEFLDGPEVSLFAITDGETVVPLQPAQDFKRALDGDEGPNTGGMGAYSPLPWADPKLVQEVLDTVLQPTVDEMRKRGTTFSGLLYAGLAITSRGVRVIEFNARFGDPETQVVLARLRTPLAGVLLAAANGTLADLEPLRWSGDAAVTVVIASHNYPDTPRTGDPITGLDEVAAQDAPNAYVLHAGTKRDGADGPVVSAGGRVLSVTATGADLTQARERAYTAVSRIGLDGSQHRTDIAAKAAAES; via the coding sequence GTGAAGGTCCTCGTCATCGGCAGCGGCGCCCGCGAACACGCCCTGTGCCGCTCAATGTCCCTCGACCCCGACGTCACCGCCCTGTACTGCGCCCCGGGCAACGCAGGCATCGCCGAGGTCGCCGAGCTGCACCCGGTCGACGCCCTCGACGGCGCGGCGGTCACCGCTCTCGCCCAGGAGCTGGCCGCCGACCTCGTCGTGGTCGGTCCCGAAGCACCCCTGGTCGCCGGGGTCGCCGACGCCGTGCGCGCCGTCGGGATCCCCGTCTTCGGCCCCTCCGGCGAGGCCGCGCAGCTGGAAGGCTCCAAGGCGTTCGCCAAGGACGTCATGGCCGGCGCCGGCGTACCCACCGCCCGGTCCTACGTCTGCACGACGCCCGCCGAGGTCGACGAGGCGCTGGACGCCTTCGGGGCCCCGTACGTCGTGAAGGACGACGGTCTCGCCGCGGGCAAGGGTGTCGTCGTCACGGACGACATCGAGAAGGCCCGCGCCCACGGATACGCCTGCGACCGCGTCGTCATCGAGGAGTTCCTCGACGGCCCGGAGGTCTCGCTCTTCGCGATCACCGACGGCGAGACGGTGGTGCCGCTCCAGCCCGCCCAGGACTTCAAGCGCGCGCTCGACGGCGACGAGGGCCCCAACACCGGTGGCATGGGCGCCTATTCGCCCCTGCCGTGGGCGGACCCGAAGCTGGTGCAGGAGGTCCTCGACACCGTCCTGCAACCGACGGTCGACGAGATGCGCAAGCGCGGCACGACGTTCTCCGGGCTCCTCTACGCCGGTCTGGCCATCACCAGCCGCGGCGTCCGCGTCATCGAGTTCAACGCCCGCTTCGGCGACCCCGAGACCCAGGTCGTCCTCGCCCGCCTGCGGACCCCGCTCGCCGGAGTCCTGCTCGCGGCGGCGAACGGCACGCTCGCCGACCTGGAGCCCCTGCGCTGGAGCGGCGACGCGGCCGTCACCGTCGTCATCGCCTCGCACAACTACCCGGACACCCCGCGCACCGGCGACCCGATCACCGGGCTCGACGAGGTGGCCGCGCAGGACGCCCCGAACGCGTACGTGCTGCACGCGGGGACGAAGCGGGACGGGGCGGACGGGCCCGTCGTCAGCGCGGGCGGCCGGGTCCTGTCCGTCACGGCGACCGGCGCCGACCTCACCCAGGCCCGCGAGCGCGCGTACACCGCGGTCTCCCGCATCGGTCTCGACGGCTCCCAGCACCGTACGGACATCGCCGCGAAGGCGGCCGCCGAAAGCTGA
- a CDS encoding DNA polymerase III subunit gamma/tau: MTGFDGTTLQLGFVNAGARDNFASSGSEDVLKAALTEQFGVHWKIDSVVDASGAGAPAPPAPGYGGGYTPPPAPAPAPAPQAPTAPAPSAPAPAQAPAPPPRRTVSVEDDVPEDDDPDLDENALSGHELIVRELGATVVEEFTNE; this comes from the coding sequence GTGACGGGCTTCGACGGCACCACGCTCCAGCTCGGCTTCGTGAACGCGGGCGCGCGGGACAACTTCGCGAGCAGCGGCAGCGAGGACGTGCTCAAGGCGGCGCTGACCGAGCAGTTCGGCGTGCACTGGAAGATCGACTCGGTGGTCGACGCGTCGGGCGCCGGGGCCCCGGCCCCGCCCGCCCCCGGCTACGGAGGCGGCTACACCCCGCCCCCGGCCCCCGCTCCCGCACCGGCTCCGCAGGCCCCGACCGCCCCGGCCCCGTCGGCGCCCGCCCCGGCTCAGGCCCCGGCGCCCCCGCCCCGCCGGACGGTCTCGGTGGAGGACGACGTCCCCGAGGACGACGACCCGGACCTCGACGAGAACGCCCTGTCGGGCCACGAACTCATCGTCCGTGAACTGGGCGCGACCGTGGTCGAGGAGTTCACCAACGAGTAG
- a CDS encoding DNA polymerase III subunit gamma and tau, producing the protein MSSLALYRRYRPESFAEVIGQEHVTDPLQQALRNNRVNHAYLFSGPRGCGKTTSARILARCLNCEQGPTPTPCGACQSCQDLARNGPGSIDVIEIDAASHGGVDDARDLREKAFFGPASSRYKIYIIDEAHMVTSAGFNALLKVVEEPPEHLKFIFATTEPEKVIGTIRSRTHHYPFRLVPPGTLRDYLGEVCGKEDIPVADGVLPLVVRAGGGSVRDSMSVMDQLLAGAAEDGVTYAMATGLLGYTDGSLLDSVVEAFATGDGAAAFDVVDHVIEGGNDPRRFVTDLLERLRDLVILAAVPDAAEKGLIDAPADVVERMQAQASTFGAAELSRAADLVSEGLAEMRGANSPRLQLELICARVLLPAAYGDERSLMARLDRLERGGHFTPGGQGPGPAMAYVPGPDAHAPAQAAPVAPVAPVAPGSGPAAARAAVRGGAPAPAHAPAPAPVQAAPAPAPAPAPAPEAQPPAPQAPRLRRPRPPLPPPEPGPPPPRQAAPASPAAGPRPPPPVRAGRSLRPLRRRPPQPRPPRLSSSPRPPLRPPHPLRSAARTPAPSGRTSWRRSRTSAASPGSCSARTRR; encoded by the coding sequence GTGTCGTCTCTCGCGCTGTACCGCCGTTATCGCCCGGAGTCGTTCGCCGAGGTCATCGGGCAGGAGCATGTAACCGACCCGTTGCAGCAGGCGCTGCGGAACAACCGGGTCAATCACGCGTACCTGTTCAGTGGTCCGCGCGGCTGCGGCAAGACGACCAGCGCCCGCATCCTGGCCCGCTGCCTCAACTGCGAGCAGGGTCCGACGCCGACACCGTGCGGCGCGTGCCAGTCCTGCCAGGACCTCGCGAGGAACGGACCGGGCTCGATCGACGTCATCGAGATCGACGCCGCGTCCCACGGCGGTGTGGACGACGCCCGTGACCTGCGCGAGAAGGCATTCTTCGGGCCGGCCTCCAGCCGTTACAAGATCTACATCATCGACGAGGCCCACATGGTCACCTCGGCGGGGTTCAACGCCCTGCTGAAGGTCGTCGAGGAGCCGCCGGAGCACCTCAAATTCATCTTCGCGACCACCGAGCCCGAGAAGGTCATCGGGACGATCCGGTCGCGTACGCACCACTACCCGTTCCGGCTCGTGCCGCCCGGGACCCTGCGCGACTACCTGGGCGAGGTATGCGGCAAGGAGGACATCCCCGTCGCGGACGGAGTCCTTCCGCTCGTCGTGCGCGCGGGCGGCGGATCCGTCCGTGACTCGATGTCCGTGATGGACCAGCTCCTCGCCGGCGCCGCCGAGGACGGTGTGACGTACGCCATGGCGACGGGCCTGCTCGGCTACACGGACGGTTCGCTGCTCGACTCCGTCGTCGAGGCCTTCGCGACCGGTGACGGCGCCGCGGCCTTCGACGTCGTGGACCACGTCATCGAGGGGGGCAACGACCCGCGTCGCTTCGTCACCGACCTCCTGGAGCGGCTGCGCGACCTGGTGATCCTGGCGGCGGTGCCGGACGCGGCGGAGAAGGGGCTCATCGACGCCCCGGCCGATGTCGTGGAGCGGATGCAGGCGCAGGCGAGCACCTTCGGCGCCGCCGAGCTCAGCCGCGCCGCCGACCTCGTCAGCGAGGGCCTGGCCGAGATGCGCGGCGCGAACTCGCCGCGGCTCCAGCTCGAACTGATCTGCGCGCGCGTGCTGCTCCCCGCCGCGTACGGCGACGAGCGCTCCCTCATGGCCCGCCTCGACCGGCTGGAGCGCGGCGGACACTTCACCCCGGGCGGCCAGGGCCCCGGCCCTGCCATGGCGTACGTTCCCGGACCCGACGCGCACGCCCCGGCCCAGGCGGCCCCGGTCGCACCCGTCGCTCCGGTCGCACCCGGCAGCGGCCCGGCGGCGGCCCGTGCGGCGGTACGAGGCGGTGCCCCGGCTCCGGCCCACGCTCCGGCCCCGGCTCCGGTGCAGGCCGCACCCGCCCCGGCTCCGGCCCCCGCACCTGCTCCGGAAGCCCAGCCTCCGGCGCCGCAGGCCCCCAGACTCCGCAGGCCCCGCCCGCCGCTGCCGCCCCCGGAGCCTGGCCCACCGCCGCCCCGGCAGGCGGCGCCCGCAAGCCCGGCGGCTGGCCCACGGCCACCGCCGCCGGTGCGGGCCGGCCGCAGCCTCCGGCCGCTCCGGCGGCGGCCCCCGCAGCCGCGCCCGCCGCGCCTCAGCAGCAGCCCGCGCCCGCCGCTCCGGCCCCCGCACCCGCTCCGGTCGGCGGCCCGGACCCCCGCACCCTCTGGCCGAACATCCTGGAGGCGGTCAAGAACAAGCGCCGCTTCACCTGGATCCTGCTCAGCCAGAACGCGCAGGTGA